GAGCACACCTACCCCTTCTGCTGGCGTTGCAGTACCCCCTTGCTGTACTACGCCCGTTCCACCTGGTACATCCGCACCACGGATTTCAAGGACCGCCTGGTGGCCCTCAACGAGGAGATCAACTGGGTGCCCGCCCACATCAAGCACGGGCGCTTCGGCAACTGGTTGGAGAACAACATCGACTGGGCCCTGGGCCGTGAACGCTATTGGGGTACGCCGTTGCCCATCTGGGAATGCCAGCATTGCGGCCATAGGGAGGCCGTCGGCTCTGTGGCCGAACTTTCCGAAAAGGTGGGCCGCGACCTAAGCGGCATGGATCTGCACCGCCCTTATGTGGATGAGGTAACTTACACCTGCTCCGAGTGCGGGGGCGTGATGAAGCGCGTGCCCGAACTCATCGATGTCTGGTTCGATTCCGGGTCCATGCCTGTGGCCCAGTGGCACTATCCCTTCGAGAACCAGGAGACCTTCCAGAAGCAGTTCCCTGCCGACTTTATCTGTGAGGCCGTGGATCAGACCCGGGGCTGGTTCTACTCCCTGCACGCCATCAGCACCCTGCTTTTCGACAGCGTGGCCTTCAAGAATGTGGTGTGTTTGGGGTTGATTCTGGATGAGAAAGGCCAGAAGATGTCCAAATCCCGGGGGAATGTGGTGAACCCTTGGGATGTGCTCAACGTCCACGGGGCGGATGCGCTGCGATGGTATTTGTACACCGCTGGTCCGCCGGGAGACAACCGCCGGTTTTCGGTCAACCTGGTGGGGGAGGTGGTGCAGAATTTCCTGCTCACCCTGTGGAATGTGTACGCCTTCTTCGTCACTTACGCCAATCTGGACGGCTGGCAGCCTGACCCCAACCGGCAGCCTGCCTACAGCGATCTGGACCGCTGGCTGCGATCCTACCTTCACACCCTGGTGCGCGATGTGACCCAGGCGCTGGAGTCCTACGACGCCCTGGGCGCGACGCGGCCCATCGAGACCTTTGTGGAGCGGTTGTCCAACTGGTACCTGCGGCGCTCGCGCCGGCGCTTTTGGCGCGGGGCCAGCGGCGACGACGAGGACAAGTATGCGGCCTACGCCACCCTGTATGAAGCCCTGGTGACGCTGAGCCACCTGATCGCGCCCTCCATGCCTTTCCTGGCCGAGGAACTTTACCAGAACCTGGTGCGCTCGGTGAATCCGGAAGCGGCCGAGTCGGTGCATCTGGCCACCTGGCCGGAGGTGGACGAAGAGGCCATTGATGAGGCGCTGAACCGTGAGATGGAACTGGTGATGAGGTTGGCCTCTCTGGGCCACGCGGCCCGCGCCCAGGCGGGGATCAAAGTGCGCCAGCCCCTGCCGGCCGTGGCCTTTGCCGTGGGGCGGGCCGGCGAGGGTGAGGTGGTACGGAAATACGCCGACCTGCTGGCCGACGAACTCAATGTGAAGGAAGTGCGCCTGCTGGGCTCCGCTGGCGAAGCCCTTACCTACAGCCTGAAGCCGTTGCCCAAGCAGTTAGGGCAGAAGTACAAGTCCCTGTTCCCTAAGATTCGGCAGGCCATTCTGGCGCTGGAGGCCTCCGAGGCGTCGCAGCGGCTGCTGGCTGGTCAATCCATCCAGGTGACGGTGGACGGCACCACGTACGATATCCTGCCCGAAGAGGTCGAGGTGATCATGGAGGCCAGGACCGGCATGGCCGTGGCCTCGGAGGGGGCCTATCTGGCGGCGCTGGACACCACCATCACGCCGGAACTGCGGCGCGAGGGCCTGGCCCGCGAGTTCGTGCGCCGGGTGCAGAACCTGCGCAAGGAGGCCGGGCTGGAAGTGGCCGACCGCATCCGGCTGACCTATCAGGCCACGCCTGACCTGGCCGAGGCGGTCGAAGCCTTCCGGGAGTACATCATGGGCGAGGTTCTGGCCGTGGAGATGCAGGCCGCTGAGCCGCCTACGGAAGTCGCCCGCGCCGAGGCCGCCTTTGACGGCGAAAAGGTGACGCTGGGCATCGTGAAAGCGTAGCGGCGTGGCAAGCGTGAGCCGAAAAAAGGCCTGACAGGTTACCTGTCAGGCCTTTTTGGTTGGGTTGGGGCCGCCGTGTGGGGCGGTGTGATGGAAATGGGCCAACGCTGTGCATCCAGGGGGGCTTTTCCACCGGAGAAGGAGGGCGGGGGGCGTCAGGCCTTGGGCCGACCCGACTTGCCGTTGTGCGTCGCCACAATCTCAGCCAGAATGCCCAGGGTGATTTCCTCCGGCGCAGCGCCCAGGTCGAAGCCCACCGGCCCGTGAATGCGGGCCAGGTCCTCCTCGCTGAGCCCTTCCTCGCGCAGCGCTTTGCGCCGCGCCGCCTGGGTGCGGCGGGAGCCCAGCAGGCCCACATAACCCACCGGGCTGCGTAGCGCCGTGGCCAGGGCCGGCACATCGATTTTCGGGTCGTGGGCCAGGGCGACCACCGCGTCGCTGGGCCGCAGGGCATCGGCGGGGAGGGCGTCCTGGGGCCAGGCCACGACGACCTCGTCGGCCATGGGGAAGCGTTCCGCGGTGGTGAAGGCGCGGCGGGGGTCCACCACGCGCACGCGGTAGCCCACCGTCTTGGCTCAGCGGGCCAGGATTTGCCCTAAGTGCACCGCGCCGACGATGGTCAGCGTGGGGGGCGGGGCGCAAACCTGCACGAAGCACTCGCCCACCGGCGTGGAGCGACGCTCGGCCAGCGGGCCGGGGAAGGCGCCTTCCAACGCCGGGGCCAGGTCTGCGCGGCCCTTCTGACGGCCATCCGGCCAGGCCAGCAGGTGGCCTTCACCGCTCAGGTGGGCCACCCAGGCCACGGTCTCGCCGCGGGCGAGGGCGTCCAGCAAGGCGCGGTGCATGGCGGTGAGAGGTTCGATGTACACGCTCATCTCCCCGTCGCAGGCCAGGCCCACCTCCCAGCCCTCCTCGTCCACCACGCGAAAGGTGACCTGCTTGGGCGCGTTGGTTTGCAGCACCTCCTGGGCTTCCTGGAAGACCACACCTTCCACGCATCCCCCGCTGACCGAGCCGGCCATCTTGCCCGAAGCGGTCACGGCCATCCAGGCGCCGACGGGGCGCGGGGTGGGGCGCTGGGCGTGCACCACCACCGCCACGGCGATGGGCTCTTCTTGTTCCAGCCAGGTTTGGACCTCGGAAAGGATTTCTTTCATACACAGGTAACTCCTTGGTGGAGGTAGGGAAAGTATACCGCAGGGAAGGCTTTTACGGCTTTGGCTCTGTCTCCCGGCGCCTCTCCAGAAGCGGGAGCCAGGGTTGGCCCTGCGCACCGTCACTTCACCAGCCTGGGACGATGGGGTAAAATAAGCCCCATGAGCGCCCTTGCTGAGGAGTTTCCCTACTATCCGGTGAGTGCAGCCAGTGATGAGGACGAGGGGGTAGTGCGCCCCACACGGGTGATGATCGACCTGAATGCCCTGGCGGACAACTTCCAGGCCATCCGTCAACGAGTGGCTCCGTCTAAGGTGATGCCCATCCTCAAGGCCAACGCTTACGGCCACGGCCTGGTGCCTGTGGCCCGCCTGATGGAGCGTCTGGGAGCGGATTACTTAGGGGTGGCCGTGCTGGAAGAGGGAATTCTATTGCGGAAAATGGGGATCCGGACCCCGATCCTGGTGCTGGGCGGCATTTGGGGCAGTCAGGTTCCCCTTTTTCTCAAATACGACCTAACGCTCGCGGCGTCCTCGATCGAGAAATTACAGCAGATTGATCAGGCGGCTGAGGCCCTAGGCACGGTGGCGCGTGTCCACTTGAAAATTGATACCGGTATGGAGCGCATCGGCGTGCATTTCTACAGTGCTGAGGCCTTTCTCGAAGCCTCGCTGAAATGCCGCCATGTCCAGGTGGAGGGCATCTTTTCCCACTTTGCTAATGCGGATGCTGCGGATTTGACCTCGTCCCGGCTGCAATTGGAGCGGTTTCAAGAGGTGTTGCGCTTCTATGAGAAGCGCAGCCTGCCTTTGCCCATGTGTCACATGGCCAATTCGGCGGCCATTCTACGGTTGCCGGAGGCCTATTTTGATTTGGTGCGCCCTGGCATATTGCTTTACGGAGTGTATCCCTCCCCCGAAGTGCCGCGCACCGTGGCCGTCCGCCCGGCATTGACCTGGGTCTCTCGGGTGGTGTATTTCAAAGTGACCAAGCCGGGCCATCCGGTGAGTTACGGCTGGACCTGGAAGCCGCAGCGGATGACCCGCATCGTCACCGTCCCGGTCGGATATGGTGATGGCTACTTCCGTGCCATGTCCAACAAGGCTCAGGTGCTTATCCGCGGGAAGCGTTACCCCCAGGTGGGACGGATCTGCATGGATCAAATGATGGTGGATATCGGTTGGGAGAGCGCCTACAACGGCGATGAAGTAGTGCTGATCGGCTGTCAGGGCGAGGAGTGCATCACCGTGGAGGACCTGGCTGCCTGGGCTGACACGATTCCGTATGAAATCCTGACCAACATCAACACCCGGGTGCCGCGCATTTATATCGGCGATGGTGTGGGCGAGGCTGAGGGCCGATGAAACACTGGATGTCCTGGGTGGTATGGGGCGTGGGGCTTTTGCTGACCGCTTGTGGGTGGACTATGCCCGCTGCCCCTGCTCTCGAAGGGACGGCCACCTGGACCCCCCTGGCCCCTGCTGCGCCTACGGCCACGGTGCTGTCCTCGACCACCGCACCTCAGCACACGCGCCTGCCCTCGCCGACAGCCCGGCCTGATGGGAGGGACTTGGCGTCCCCTTCGCCTGCCGCGAGCCCTTTGGCCCCCACGGTCACTGCTTTTGTGCCCCCGACGGGGACGGCGACGGCCCCGCCCTCGCCCACATTCACCCCCACATCTGCCGGGCTGCCAGGCGCCACGCCGTGGCCTTCCCCCCAGGCGACGGCCACTGCCCCGCCTCCCACGCGAGAGATGCTCCCCTCGCCCACGCTGGAACCGCCCTCGGCCACGCCTGTTCCTCCGACGGTGGCGGTTTCTCCGACCGTGACGGCTACGCCTGCGCCGCCCAGCGCGACGCCCACTGCCACGATGGCCCTGCCCACACCTTCGGCGACCGCCCCGTTGGCCTCGTGTGCAGTCGACGGCAACGCGACTTACGAAGCCCAACTGTTGGCGTTGATCAACCAGGAGCGACAGGCTCAAGGTTTGTCTCCCCTGGCCATGGAGCCTCACCTTCAAGAGGCCGCGCGTGCTCATAGCGAAGACATGGCCTGCAACGGTTTCTTTGCCCACACCGGCTCGGACGGTTCCACGTTCGCCGATCGGGTGTTGCATTTTGGTTATGCCTTTTCCTATGTTGGCGAGAACATTTACGCGGGAAGTGGGCCGTACAACAGCCCGGAAGCGGTGTTCAACGCCTGGCTGAACAGCCCGCCCCATCGGGAGAACATGCTCAACCCCAACTTTATCCATGTGGGTATTGGTTATTGCTACGCCCCGGAAAGCCCCTACGGCAGTTACTGGACGGCCGATTTTGGCCGACCGTAGCGCGGTCGTATTCCCGATTATGGAGCCCCCTCATGCGTCAATGGTGGAAAACAGGGAGTGTGTTGCTGCTCGCCGCTTTGGTCGTGGCTGTGGACCAGTACGCCAAAGCGTGGATTCGCCAGGCCTTGCCTTATGGTGCGGTGTGGTCGGCGCCCTGGGCCGAAACCCTGCCCTGGCTGCGCATCGTGCACTGGAGCAACCCCGGCGCGGCCTTTGGTTTGTTTCAGCAAGCCGGGCCGCTGTTCACGGCGCTGGCTGTGGTGGTGGTGCTGGCCATGCTGTTCCATCTTCCCCAGATGCAACGCGAACCCTGGCTGATGCGTCTTGGCCTGGGGTTGGTGTTGGGCGGCGCCCTGGGCAATCTGGTGGATCGGCTGACCCAGGGTGTGGTCACGGATTTCATCGCGGTGGGCGCTTTTCCGGTGTTCAACCTGGCCGACGCTTCCATCACCGTAGGGGCTGTGGCCATCCTGCTGGCGGGCTGGGCCTCCGGTCAAGATGCGGAAGCCGGGCAGGAGACCCTGACGGAAGAACCGGAGGAAAAGGTGCCCCATGAGTGAGCAGGAAGTGAAGCGGTTTCGGTTCACCGGAGACACGCCTCAGCGACTGGATAAGTTTTTGGTGACCTGCTTTCCCAACCAGTCGCGCTCTCGCCTCCAGATGTGGATCAAGGAAGGGCTGGTGTTGGTCAATGGGCGCCCGGCAGGCAAAGCCGGGCAGATGCTGGAGGGAGGCGAGGAGGTTGAGGTGCACGTCCCGCCGGTGCGGCCTACCGAGGTGGTGCCCGAGCCCATCCCGCTGGACATCCTCTTCGAGAACCGCGATGTCCTAGTGGTGAACAAGCCCGCTGGGATGGTCGTCCACCCGGGACCGGGCAACGAGCGCGGCACGTTGGTCAACGCCGTGCTGGCCTATGTGCCGGATTTGCAGGGGGTGGGCGGAATGCTCCGCCCTGGCATCGTCCATCGGTTGGACAAGGACACTTCCGGGGTGATCATTGTGGCCAAAAACGACCGGGCCCACCGCTTTTTGCAGCAGCAGTTCAAGGAGCGCGCCACAGAGAAAGTGTACCTAGCTCTGGTGGACGGCGCACCGCCCACGCCGAAGGGCCGTATCGAGGCCCCCATCGGCCGCGACACCACCCACCGCCAGCGGATGAAAGTGGTGCCGCCGGGCAAAGGCCGCGAAGCGGTCACGATTTACCACACGGTGGAGCGCCTGCCGGCGCACACCTTGTTGGAAGTGCATCCGCTCACCGGGCGAACCCATCAGATCCGGGTGCATCTGGCCTTTTTGGGGTGTCCGGTGGTGGGCGATACGGTGTATGGACGCCGCAAGCCCACGCTGAGCCTGGGGCGTCACTTTTTGCACGCCTATCGCCTGACCATCACCCTGCCTGGGGAACAAGTATCGCGTACCTTCGAGGCCCCCTTGCCGCCCGAGTTGGAGGCGGCCCTGGAAGAGGCGCGCCAGAAGTAACAGGATGGCTGTCAAGCGCGGTCGCTCAAACGCTCACCGCTCAGGGCGTGGTGCCCCAGGCGAGGTCGGATCAGGAAAGCCGAAGGAGGAACGATGGACTGGATCGATTTGCGCTCGGATACCGTAACCTGGCCCACTCCGGCCATGCGTGAGGCCATGGCGCGCGCGGCCGTAGGAGACGATGTGTACGGCGAGGACCCGACGATCCATCGCCTGGAAGCGCGGGCCGCTGAGTTGACGGGTAAAGAGGCCTGCCTGTTTGTGGCTTCGGGCACCATGGGCAACCTGGTCGCGGTGTTCACCCATTGTCAGCGGGGAGATGAGGTGATTTTGGGCGACAAGGCCCACATGTTTGTCAACGAAGGTGGCGGTATGGCGGCGCTGGGGGGCGTGCATCCCCATCCGGTGCCTAACCGCGCCGACGGCGGCCTGGATATGGACGCGGTGCAGGCCGCCTTGCGCGATCCGCACAACCCTCATCACCCCCGCTCGCGTCTGGTGACCCTGGAGAACACCCACAATATTTGCGGCGGTGTGGCCGTGCCCCTGGAACACATGCGTGAGGTGGCCGACTGGGCGTACGCCCACGGCCTGTCCGTCCATCTGGACGGCGCGCGGCTGTTCAACGCGGCCCTGGCTTTGGGCGTCCCAGCGCGCGAGGTGTGCGCTCCTGTGGATTCGGTGATGTTTTGCCTGAGCAAAGGGCTGAGCGCACCGGTGGGGTCGCTGCTCTGCGGTTCGGCGGCCTTCATCGCCGAGGCCCGCCGCTGGCGCAAGATGGTGGGCGGCGGGATGCGCCAGGTTGGCGTGCTGGCGGCAGCGGGTTTGGTGGCCCTGGAGGAAATCCTCCCCCGGTTGGCCGAGGACCATCGCCGGGCGCGACAACTGGCTCAGGGGTTGCAGCAAATCCCGGGCGTGTCTCTGGATTTTGGGCTGCCCCAGACCAACATGGTCTATTTCTCCCTCACCGAGGAGGTGCCCTGGGATGCCGCTGAGGTGGCGCGCCGTTTGGAGGCCCGGCGGATCAAAGTCGATGTGGAAGGCCCCCGCCGGTTTCGCCTGGTGACCCACTACTGGATTGACGATCAGGCGGTCGAAACCGTGATGCAGGCCTTCCAAGAGGTGTTGGGAACCCGGCCCTGAGCGCCCGCTCTAACGGAAATCTTATACCCCTCCGGTAAAATCAAGGCGCTGGTGTGTGTCGCCTTGCGAGTGTTGGTGTGTTCAGGTGCACAGGGAGGGGACGATGCAAGAGTATATTTTTGAGGTCAACGAAGCCGATTTTGACACGCATGTGCTGGAACGCTCCACGCGACTTCCGGTGATCGTGATTTTCACCGCGCCCTGGTGTACCCCCTGCGAGGTCTTGAACCCCATGCTGGAGCGCCTGGTGCAGGATGCGGAGGGGGCGCTGGCGCTGGCCAGGGTCAATGTGGACGAAAATCCGCGCCTCGCGGCGCGCTTTGAGGTGAAGACATTGCCCCTGGTGCGGGTGTTCGTCAACCGTCAGGTGGTGGCCGGCTTTGCGGGGACGCCCACGGAGGCGCAATTACGGCAGTTTGTGCGCCGTTTGGCCCCCAATCAGGGTAACCTGCAACGCGAGCGCGGCTTGTCCCTGGTGCGAAGGGGGCAATGGGCCGAGGCGGAAGCCGCCCTGCGTGCCGTCCTGGCCGAGCGGGCAGACGACCCCGCGGCCCGGCTGGGCCTGGTGAAGGCCTTGCTGGCCCAGGGGCGTGCCGAGGAGGCGCTGGACTGGCTGACCAACTTTCCCCCCAGCAAGGAGTACAGCGAGGCCCAGATGCTCCGCCCGCTGGCCGAGGCGCTGGCCGAGGCGTTTCGGGACGCCGATTTGAGCCCCAAGGAGAGTGATGACCTTTTGGAGGCCATCTACCGGCGGGCCTTGCGCCTGGTGGCGGCGGGGAATTTGCCTGCGGCCATGGACGGTTTGCTGGAAGTGCTGCGCCGGGACAAGCGCTACCGCCGGGGCGAAGCCCATCAGGTGGCGTTGGCCGTGTTGGCGCTCATGGACCCCGACGCTCCGGAGACGCGTCAGTATCGTCAGGAATTGGCGATGGTCTTGTTCTAAGCGGTTCTGGCCCCTCTGCCCGCGCTTGACGCCATGCCGTAAAGAGTATACAATCCATTTCGCGCGGCCTTTGCCTGATATCACCGCGGTGTTCCCTGAGTAAAGCGAGCAGCCGAAGAGCCTTCACCCCTTGCTGCGGGGCCAAGATGCCGCTGCGGGCCGCCGTTAAGGGTAGTCTGCGCCTCGGTTTCTTGACATATTTTTCTGGAGGGTATGGTGATGGAGCGCAAAGAGCGGAAAACCGTGATTGGTGCGGCGTTGGGGGAGTGCGTGCATGTGGCCGGTGTAATGCGCTTTCTGCGCTTGGCTGAGCAGGCCGGCTGGCGCACCGTGTTCCTCGGCCCGGCTACCCCCATCGAAAAAGTGCTCGAAGCCGCCCGCCGGGAAAAAGCCGACCTGGTAGGCGTTTCTTACCGCCTCACCCCTGAAACCGGCGAGCGCCTGCTCGCCGAGTTCGCCGAGGCCGCCGACGACCTGCGCGTCCAGGGCGTGCGCTTCGTCTTCGGCGGCACGCCCCCCGTGGCCGAACGCGCCCGGAAGCTGGGTTTCTTCGATATGGTCTTCGACGGCACCGAGTCCCCCGACCAAGTGCTGGCCTACCTCAAGGGTGCCGACCCCACCCACTTCACCGAGCAGGACTTCCCCCAAGCCACGGTGGAGCGCATTCGCTGGAAGGCGCCCTATCCCCTCATCCGTCACCACTTCGGCCTGCCCAGCCTGGAGGCCACCGAGGCGGGCATCGCCCGCATCGCTGAAGCGGGTGTGCTCGATGTGATTTCCCTGGGCACCGACCAGGACGCCCAGGAGAACTTCTTCCACCCCGAACGGCAGGACCCGCGCCGACGCGGCGCCGGGGGCGTGCCTGTGCGCTCGCCGGAGGACTTCCGCCGCCTCTACCGGGCCAGCCGACGGGGGAACTTCCCCCTCATGCGCACTTACACCGGCACCGACGACTTCATCAAACTGGCCGAGATGTATGTTGAAACCATCCACATCGCCTGGGCGGCCATCCCCCTCTTTTGGTTCAATCGCATGGATGGCCGCGGCCCCTGGGACCTGGAAGGCTCCATCCGCGAGCATCAGAAACTCATGGCCTGGTACGGCGAGCGCGACATCCCTGTGGAGGTCAACGAACCCCACCACTGGGGGATGCGCGATGCGCCCGATGTGATCTTCGTGGTGGCTGCCTACCTCTCCGCCTACAACGTGAAGGCCATGGGCGTGCAGGACTACATCGCCCAACTCATGTTCAACAGCCCCGCTGACCTCTCGGACAAAATGGACCTGGCCAAGATGCTGGCCGTGCTGGAGGTGATCGCGCCCCTGGCCGACGCGGACTTCCGCATCTACCGCCAGACGCGCACCGGTTTGCTCAGTTACCCGGTGGACGCGGATTACGCCCGCGCCCACCTGGCGGCCAGCGTGTACCTGCAGCTGGCCCTCAAGCCGCACATCGTCCATGTGGTGGGCTACACCGAGGCCGAACACGCCGCCACGGCCGAGGAGGTCATCGAATCCTGCAAGCTGGCCCGCCGGGCCATCGAGAACGCCTTGCGCGGCCAGCCGGATATGACACGCGACCCCGAAGTGCAGGCCCGCAAGGAAGAACTCATCGCCGAGGCCCAGGTCACCCTGGAGGCCATCCGCAACCTGGCCGCGCCGGGGGTGGACGACCCGCTCACCGACCCGACCACCCTGACCAAGGCGGTGACCACCGGCATGCTCGACGCACCACAGTTGCAGAACAACCCTTACGGACGCGGGCAAATCGTCACCCGCATCGATGAGCGGGGCGCCTGCGTGACAGTGGACCCTGAGACGGGGAAACCGCTGAATGAACGGGAGCGGCTGACCCGCCTGGGGGTGCTCTGAACCCAGGGGGAGGGCGTGCCCCCGGTGTCCGGCCCGACCTGGACCCGAGGGAGGTCCGGCCCTTAGTAGCCCGGTGCCATCCCGGTAGGATATCCTCTATCCTGCATACAAGGAGGTCTGCGATAACCCGACAACCCGCGGCAACCATCCCGGAATAGGGCTATCTCTTGCAGGAGCCGCCTTATCCTCAGGCGCCCGGCGGCACCCGGCTGGATATTGCCCTGTTGGGCCAGCCTTCCGGGCGCCACTTCGACCCCTACAAAGCCGAATTTCCGGTGGTGATGACCTATCCCTGGGAGGGTCGTCCCCGGCATCAGGTGGTGGCGGGGGCGTGCGCGTATGGAACCACAGGGACGAGGAGGTGAGTTGGTTTACCTTCGACGGCACGTGGAACTGGAGCATCACCCGGCTACACCCTGGTCCGGTTGACCTCGCCGGCGCCCATCCTGGAGGTGGGCCCGGAGGATGAGAGGGTGCTCCTGCTGGCTCAGGAGGCCGAGGAATTGCTGGCCCAACGCAAGGCGGCTCATTTGGAGGACCACCTGGAGTGGCTGGCCCAACGACTGGCCCAGGCCGACCTGTGGGTGCTGTACTGCGCCGTGTTGCAGGCGCTGGCGGCCAAATTCGCCCGCCTGCCCAAAGAGCCGGTGGAGGAGTGCTTCCTGGCCTTCCGGCATCGGCAGATGCAACACCTGCGGGAGGCGGAGCGCTGCCCGCATCCCCTCCCCCCGCTGGAAGACCTGCTGTAACTTGCCTCCCCCTGCGCCATCCGCACGCCAATCGCACATCACTCCCTGCGGAGGTGCCTCATGAACGCTTTGCGCATCGCCATCGTGTACACCATCACCGAGCCCAAGGTGAATGGGGCGGCGGTTGAAGCAGGTGGCCCCCGAAGCCGATGCCACCCTGCACGCCATCGGTCAGGCGCTGCGGGAGGGCGGTCACGAGGTGCTCTTCATGCCCTCCGGGTTGGACCTCCCCCAACGCCTGGCCGTGGAGTTCGTGGACCTGGTCTTCAACCTGTCCACCGGCGTCGGAGGCGGCAGCCGTCAGACCCTGGTTCCGGCCATGCTGGAAGCCATGGGAGTTGCCTTTACTGGCTCCATAGTGTGGCGCGCGCCCTGACGCTGGACAAGGCCCGCACCAAGGCCGTGATGGCCTACCATGGTGTTCCCACATTACCCTTCCAGGTGATGGTCACCGGTGAGGAGCCGCTCGACCCGGCTATGGGCTTCCTGGCCCTCGTCAAGCCCTTGCGTGAAGGCTCGAGCATTGGCATTGACGCCGGGCCATCGTGTGGGACGATGGCGGCGCTGCAGGACCGCGTGTGCTGGGTGCGGGCGACTTTGAACGAACCGGCGCTGGTGGAGCGCTACATCACCGGCCGTGAGTTCACCGTGGGTGTGGTGGGCAACGGAGCGCGCCTCGAGGTGCTGCCCATCCTGGAGCGGGTCTTCGTCGGCGAGGGGCCGGCCTTCGAGCCCGTGCCGGAGCACGCCGACTGGATCGGCTCGGAGTGCCCTGCCCGCCTGGACGAGGCCACCGCAGCGCGTCTGGCTGACCTTTCGCGGCGGGCCTTTCAGGCCCTGGGGTGCGCCGATTACGCCCGCCTGGACTGGATGCTGGACGGCGAGACCGGCGAAGTGGTTCTGTTGG
This Anaerolineae bacterium DNA region includes the following protein-coding sequences:
- a CDS encoding isoleucine--tRNA ligase; amino-acid sequence: MAFRPVSPKVKFPQVEEQVLKFWREHEVFRKTEETRRGGPEFVFYEGPPTANGRPGVHHVLSRSFKDIFPRYKVMRGYHVIRRGGWDTHGLPVELEVEKKLGFTSKRQIEEYGVAKFNKLCRQSVFEYIQDWEKLTERIAFWVDLDNAYVTYRNEYIESIWWILKNFWDRGLLYKDYKVVPYCPRCGTPLADHEVALGYKETEDPSVYVRMPLVDEEGTSLLVWTTTPWTLPANVAVAAHPEVTYVKIRRPLPDGGEECLILAEPLLQAVFGEEPVEVVERFPGKALQGRRYRPLFTFVPLDKPAHFVVLQDFVTTEDGTGLVHMAPAFGAEDMQTAKEHDLPVVLTVNPDGTFIQAVRPWAGMFVKDADPLIIEDLERRGLLFRAGTYEHTYPFCWRCSTPLLYYARSTWYIRTTDFKDRLVALNEEINWVPAHIKHGRFGNWLENNIDWALGRERYWGTPLPIWECQHCGHREAVGSVAELSEKVGRDLSGMDLHRPYVDEVTYTCSECGGVMKRVPELIDVWFDSGSMPVAQWHYPFENQETFQKQFPADFICEAVDQTRGWFYSLHAISTLLFDSVAFKNVVCLGLILDEKGQKMSKSRGNVVNPWDVLNVHGADALRWYLYTAGPPGDNRRFSVNLVGEVVQNFLLTLWNVYAFFVTYANLDGWQPDPNRQPAYSDLDRWLRSYLHTLVRDVTQALESYDALGATRPIETFVERLSNWYLRRSRRRFWRGASGDDEDKYAAYATLYEALVTLSHLIAPSMPFLAEELYQNLVRSVNPEAAESVHLATWPEVDEEAIDEALNREMELVMRLASLGHAARAQAGIKVRQPLPAVAFAVGRAGEGEVVRKYADLLADELNVKEVRLLGSAGEALTYSLKPLPKQLGQKYKSLFPKIRQAILALEASEASQRLLAGQSIQVTVDGTTYDILPEEVEVIMEARTGMAVASEGAYLAALDTTITPELRREGLAREFVRRVQNLRKEAGLEVADRIRLTYQATPDLAEAVEAFREYIMGEVLAVEMQAAEPPTEVARAEAAFDGEKVTLGIVKA
- a CDS encoding XdhC/CoxF family protein, with product MGYRVRVVDPRRAFTTAERFPMADEVVVAWPQDALPADALRPSDAVVALAHDPKIDVPALATALRSPVGYVGLLGSRRTQAARRKALREEGLSEEDLARIHGPVGFDLGAAPEEITLGILAEIVATHNGKSGRPKA
- the alr gene encoding alanine racemase — protein: MSALAEEFPYYPVSAASDEDEGVVRPTRVMIDLNALADNFQAIRQRVAPSKVMPILKANAYGHGLVPVARLMERLGADYLGVAVLEEGILLRKMGIRTPILVLGGIWGSQVPLFLKYDLTLAASSIEKLQQIDQAAEALGTVARVHLKIDTGMERIGVHFYSAEAFLEASLKCRHVQVEGIFSHFANADAADLTSSRLQLERFQEVLRFYEKRSLPLPMCHMANSAAILRLPEAYFDLVRPGILLYGVYPSPEVPRTVAVRPALTWVSRVVYFKVTKPGHPVSYGWTWKPQRMTRIVTVPVGYGDGYFRAMSNKAQVLIRGKRYPQVGRICMDQMMVDIGWESAYNGDEVVLIGCQGEECITVEDLAAWADTIPYEILTNINTRVPRIYIGDGVGEAEGR
- a CDS encoding CAP domain-containing protein; the encoded protein is MSWVVWGVGLLLTACGWTMPAAPALEGTATWTPLAPAAPTATVLSSTTAPQHTRLPSPTARPDGRDLASPSPAASPLAPTVTAFVPPTGTATAPPSPTFTPTSAGLPGATPWPSPQATATAPPPTREMLPSPTLEPPSATPVPPTVAVSPTVTATPAPPSATPTATMALPTPSATAPLASCAVDGNATYEAQLLALINQERQAQGLSPLAMEPHLQEAARAHSEDMACNGFFAHTGSDGSTFADRVLHFGYAFSYVGENIYAGSGPYNSPEAVFNAWLNSPPHRENMLNPNFIHVGIGYCYAPESPYGSYWTADFGRP
- the lspA gene encoding signal peptidase II — encoded protein: MRQWWKTGSVLLLAALVVAVDQYAKAWIRQALPYGAVWSAPWAETLPWLRIVHWSNPGAAFGLFQQAGPLFTALAVVVVLAMLFHLPQMQREPWLMRLGLGLVLGGALGNLVDRLTQGVVTDFIAVGAFPVFNLADASITVGAVAILLAGWASGQDAEAGQETLTEEPEEKVPHE
- a CDS encoding RluA family pseudouridine synthase — its product is MSEQEVKRFRFTGDTPQRLDKFLVTCFPNQSRSRLQMWIKEGLVLVNGRPAGKAGQMLEGGEEVEVHVPPVRPTEVVPEPIPLDILFENRDVLVVNKPAGMVVHPGPGNERGTLVNAVLAYVPDLQGVGGMLRPGIVHRLDKDTSGVIIVAKNDRAHRFLQQQFKERATEKVYLALVDGAPPTPKGRIEAPIGRDTTHRQRMKVVPPGKGREAVTIYHTVERLPAHTLLEVHPLTGRTHQIRVHLAFLGCPVVGDTVYGRRKPTLSLGRHFLHAYRLTITLPGEQVSRTFEAPLPPELEAALEEARQK
- the ltaE gene encoding low-specificity L-threonine aldolase, which translates into the protein MDWIDLRSDTVTWPTPAMREAMARAAVGDDVYGEDPTIHRLEARAAELTGKEACLFVASGTMGNLVAVFTHCQRGDEVILGDKAHMFVNEGGGMAALGGVHPHPVPNRADGGLDMDAVQAALRDPHNPHHPRSRLVTLENTHNICGGVAVPLEHMREVADWAYAHGLSVHLDGARLFNAALALGVPAREVCAPVDSVMFCLSKGLSAPVGSLLCGSAAFIAEARRWRKMVGGGMRQVGVLAAAGLVALEEILPRLAEDHRRARQLAQGLQQIPGVSLDFGLPQTNMVYFSLTEEVPWDAAEVARRLEARRIKVDVEGPRRFRLVTHYWIDDQAVETVMQAFQEVLGTRP
- a CDS encoding tetratricopeptide repeat protein; this translates as MQEYIFEVNEADFDTHVLERSTRLPVIVIFTAPWCTPCEVLNPMLERLVQDAEGALALARVNVDENPRLAARFEVKTLPLVRVFVNRQVVAGFAGTPTEAQLRQFVRRLAPNQGNLQRERGLSLVRRGQWAEAEAALRAVLAERADDPAARLGLVKALLAQGRAEEALDWLTNFPPSKEYSEAQMLRPLAEALAEAFRDADLSPKESDDLLEAIYRRALRLVAAGNLPAAMDGLLEVLRRDKRYRRGEAHQVALAVLALMDPDAPETRQYRQELAMVLF